The proteins below come from a single Eubacterium limosum genomic window:
- the feoB gene encoding ferrous iron transporter B, whose translation MSTKIALAGNPNCGKTTLFNALTGSNQYVGNWPGVTVEKKEGKLKGNKDVIIMDLPGIYSLSPYTLEEVVARNYLINERPDAIINIIDGTNIERNLYLTTQITELGIPVVIAVNMMDLVEKNGDKIDVKRLSKDLGCEVVEISALKGKGLKEAVEKAVKIAGKNTISAPVHRFDPEVEEALDKIEARLGDDIPQEQKRFFAIKLFERDDKISGLMKRVPNVEAIITAVEDSMDDDSESIITNERYNYISNIIGDCYKKKNKGQLSISDKIDKVVTNRFLALPIFALVMILVYYVSVTTVGSWATDWANDGVFGDGWHLFGIGTSQYEEAAGEYDVQAQKMDAFLEAAQAEGISTDAVTEALEAGEGEADESAVAAFEQAAAGVTTDAEITNEEGEVVETVPVTVNDFKEAAAAEEPDPANYGVWVPGIPVIIGDGLEAVGCADWLQSLILDGIVAGVGAVLGFVPQILVLFIFLAILEGCGYMARVAFIMDRIFRRFGLSGKSFIPMLIGSGCGVPGIMASRTIENERDRRMTIMTTTFVPCSAKMPIIAMFAGAIFGGAWWVAPSAYFIGIAAIVISGIMLKKTKMFAGDPAPFVIELPAYHIPTVVNVLRSMWERGWSFIKKAGTIILLSTVFIWFTSSFGMADGSFGMVEDMSDSILAAIGSALAWIFIPNGFGDWQSTVATVTGLVAKENVVGTFGILFKVGSEVAETDATLWTAVAAHYTALSAFSFMVFNLLCAPCFAAMGAIKREMNNAKWFWFAVGYQTGFAYVISLIIYRLGLLFTGGGFSVWTVIAIALLAGIIYLMARPYKESDTLNINMPAAKAKP comes from the coding sequence ATGTCAACAAAGATAGCACTTGCAGGAAATCCCAATTGCGGCAAGACGACACTTTTTAACGCGCTCACAGGCTCTAACCAGTATGTCGGCAACTGGCCTGGTGTTACGGTTGAGAAAAAAGAAGGTAAGCTGAAAGGAAACAAAGACGTCATTATCATGGACTTACCGGGTATTTACTCGCTTTCACCTTACACGCTTGAAGAGGTGGTTGCCAGAAATTACCTGATTAATGAACGGCCCGACGCCATCATTAATATTATCGACGGGACCAATATTGAGCGTAACCTTTACTTGACCACACAGATCACAGAGCTGGGCATTCCGGTAGTCATCGCTGTGAATATGATGGACCTCGTGGAAAAGAACGGGGATAAGATTGATGTCAAGCGTCTGTCAAAGGATCTTGGCTGTGAGGTTGTGGAAATTTCAGCGCTTAAAGGCAAGGGCCTGAAGGAAGCCGTTGAAAAAGCCGTTAAAATTGCGGGCAAAAATACCATCAGCGCGCCAGTACACCGGTTTGATCCAGAAGTAGAGGAAGCGCTTGATAAGATAGAAGCCAGGCTGGGGGATGATATTCCGCAGGAACAGAAGCGGTTCTTTGCCATCAAGCTCTTTGAACGGGATGATAAGATTTCCGGACTGATGAAGCGTGTGCCGAATGTGGAAGCTATTATCACAGCGGTTGAGGACTCCATGGACGACGATTCTGAAAGCATTATCACCAACGAACGCTATAATTATATTTCTAATATTATCGGTGACTGCTATAAGAAGAAAAACAAGGGACAGCTTTCCATCTCAGATAAAATTGATAAAGTTGTCACCAACCGTTTCCTGGCACTTCCGATTTTTGCGTTGGTCATGATTCTGGTTTACTATGTTTCCGTCACCACCGTGGGCTCCTGGGCCACAGACTGGGCCAATGACGGCGTCTTTGGCGATGGCTGGCATCTGTTCGGCATCGGCACTTCCCAGTATGAAGAAGCCGCCGGTGAGTATGACGTTCAGGCGCAGAAGATGGACGCCTTTTTAGAAGCCGCCCAGGCCGAGGGAATCAGCACTGACGCAGTGACAGAAGCCCTGGAAGCAGGGGAAGGCGAAGCAGATGAAAGCGCTGTTGCCGCCTTTGAACAGGCCGCAGCAGGTGTGACCACCGACGCTGAAATCACCAATGAGGAAGGCGAAGTGGTAGAAACCGTTCCTGTAACGGTCAATGACTTTAAGGAAGCGGCAGCTGCGGAAGAGCCGGACCCGGCAAACTACGGAGTCTGGGTACCAGGCATTCCGGTGATTATCGGAGACGGTCTGGAAGCGGTGGGCTGTGCCGACTGGCTCCAGAGCCTGATCTTAGACGGGATTGTCGCTGGTGTTGGCGCGGTTCTTGGCTTTGTCCCCCAGATTTTAGTGCTGTTTATCTTCCTGGCGATTTTGGAAGGCTGCGGTTATATGGCGCGTGTTGCCTTTATTATGGACCGTATCTTCCGCCGCTTTGGTTTATCCGGTAAATCTTTTATCCCGATGCTTATCGGCAGTGGCTGCGGTGTACCGGGGATCATGGCATCGCGTACCATTGAAAATGAGCGCGACCGCCGTATGACGATTATGACGACCACCTTTGTGCCCTGCAGCGCGAAGATGCCAATCATCGCCATGTTCGCCGGCGCGATTTTCGGCGGCGCGTGGTGGGTAGCGCCAAGCGCTTACTTTATCGGAATCGCAGCCATTGTCATCTCCGGTATTATGCTTAAAAAGACCAAGATGTTTGCCGGTGACCCGGCACCCTTTGTCATTGAACTTCCAGCATATCATATACCCACCGTCGTCAATGTACTGCGCAGCATGTGGGAACGCGGCTGGTCCTTCATTAAAAAAGCCGGTACCATTATTCTGCTGTCCACAGTCTTTATCTGGTTTACCTCCAGCTTTGGCATGGCAGACGGCAGCTTTGGCATGGTAGAGGATATGAGCGACAGTATTCTGGCCGCCATCGGCTCCGCCCTGGCCTGGATCTTTATCCCCAATGGCTTTGGTGACTGGCAGTCAACTGTTGCGACGGTTACCGGCCTCGTGGCCAAGGAAAATGTGGTGGGTACTTTTGGTATTCTGTTCAAGGTGGGCAGCGAGGTTGCAGAAACCGACGCAACCCTGTGGACAGCAGTGGCCGCCCATTATACCGCGCTTTCCGCTTTCTCCTTCATGGTATTCAACCTGCTGTGTGCACCGTGTTTCGCAGCCATGGGTGCCATCAAGCGTGAAATGAACAACGCGAAATGGTTCTGGTTTGCTGTTGGCTACCAGACAGGCTTTGCCTATGTGATCTCACTGATTATCTACCGTCTGGGCCTGCTCTTTACAGGCGGCGGCTTCTCCGTCTGGACCGTTATTGCCATCGCGCTCCTGGCGGGTATCATTTACCTGATGGCACGTCCCTATAAAGAATCCGATACACTGAACATTAACATGCCGGCTGCCAAGGCAAAACCATGA
- a CDS encoding heavy-metal-associated domain-containing protein, whose amino-acid sequence MTATILICIAIAVIVILGVRSYMKRVSSGCCGSGGGTVKKIRVPDKDKSHYPYRKVLWIDGMVCGNCAANVENALNSLDGVWAKVNLTEKKAEVLMKKPFDDEILKLSVKDSGYTVFRIDES is encoded by the coding sequence ATGACAGCTACCATCCTGATCTGCATCGCCATTGCCGTTATTGTAATCCTGGGTGTGCGCAGCTATATGAAACGAGTTTCATCTGGCTGCTGCGGCTCAGGCGGCGGAACTGTCAAAAAGATCCGCGTGCCGGACAAGGACAAGAGCCATTACCCCTATCGTAAGGTTTTATGGATCGACGGAATGGTCTGCGGCAACTGCGCAGCCAATGTAGAGAATGCCCTGAACAGCCTGGATGGCGTTTGGGCAAAGGTGAATCTGACAGAAAAGAAGGCAGAGGTTTTGATGAAAAAGCCCTTTGACGATGAGATACTCAAGCTCAGCGTAAAGGACAGCGGATATACAGTGTTCCGGATTGATGAATCCTGA
- a CDS encoding flavodoxin family protein, with protein sequence MKIVGIHGSPRPQGNSTVLVDAVLEGAKEKGAAVQSFNLNALNIKGCQACGACHKNKDIFCVQKDDMERIYEAIADADAVVIGSPIYMAQMSAQTMLFLNRLYAFMYTTQDGKSHFKIGPKRVVTVYSQGAPMAGHYVPYFDMSDASFGMMLQGKVESRIVCANAYTDELIADAREAGKKLAE encoded by the coding sequence GTGAAAATTGTAGGAATCCACGGCAGTCCCCGCCCGCAGGGCAACAGTACCGTGCTGGTGGACGCGGTGCTTGAAGGCGCAAAGGAAAAGGGCGCAGCGGTTCAGTCCTTTAACTTGAACGCGCTTAACATCAAAGGCTGTCAGGCCTGCGGCGCCTGCCATAAAAACAAGGATATCTTCTGTGTTCAAAAGGATGACATGGAGCGCATCTATGAAGCCATTGCCGACGCCGACGCGGTGGTCATCGGATCACCCATCTACATGGCACAGATGAGCGCCCAGACCATGCTGTTCTTAAACCGCCTCTACGCTTTTATGTATACCACCCAGGATGGAAAATCCCATTTTAAAATCGGGCCCAAGCGCGTGGTCACGGTTTATTCCCAGGGAGCGCCAATGGCCGGCCACTACGTTCCCTATTTTGACATGTCCGACGCTTCCTTTGGCATGATGCTCCAGGGCAAGGTGGAAAGCCGCATTGTCTGCGCCAACGCCTACACCGATGAACTCATCGCTGATGCCCGGGAGGCCGGTAAAAAACTCGCTGAATAA
- a CDS encoding GNAT family N-acetyltransferase: MNFILRPWRKTDIDSVAKYANNKKIADNLRNAFPWPYTYEDARGYVTSCIEAGETRQCTRAIDVDGEAVGSIGIFLEEDVYCKNAEIGYWLAEPFWGRGIMSAAIRQLTEAAFEHYDLARIHAEPFAHNQGSRRALEKAGYTLEGTLKNRVFKNTEIFDSCLYAFTR, from the coding sequence ATGAATTTTATTTTACGACCCTGGCGGAAAACCGACATCGACAGTGTGGCAAAGTACGCCAACAATAAAAAAATTGCGGATAATCTGCGCAACGCTTTTCCCTGGCCCTACACCTATGAGGACGCCCGCGGCTATGTGACGAGCTGCATCGAGGCTGGTGAAACGCGCCAGTGTACCCGGGCCATTGACGTGGACGGCGAGGCTGTTGGCAGCATCGGCATCTTTCTGGAAGAGGATGTCTACTGTAAAAACGCTGAGATCGGCTACTGGCTGGCAGAACCCTTCTGGGGCCGCGGCATCATGTCTGCCGCCATCCGCCAGCTCACAGAGGCTGCCTTTGAGCACTATGACCTGGCGCGTATCCACGCCGAGCCTTTTGCCCACAACCAGGGGTCCCGCAGAGCGCTGGAGAAGGCTGGTTACACCTTAGAGGGGACCCTTAAAAACCGCGTCTTTAAAAATACTGAAATTTTTGACAGCTGCCTCTACGCTTTTACACGCTGA
- a CDS encoding sugar-binding transcriptional regulator, producing the protein MDLKKINQILRISKMYYEMDMGQIEIAEREGISKSSVSRLLKSGKEMGLIEVRIKEPVLSFGELETQLIAHFPLKRAVIVPDLVGDKRILVHDVCLALAQELPRYVDDDSILGIAWGSTLEVLSNLLQPIKRRGVSVIQLNGGYSRAVYESSALNILKNFVTCVDGAGYQIPAPAVVDAPFIADAIKQDSQVAQILSMAERCQTAVFSVGNLARPSIIYEMGLLSDAQYWEMESKGCIGDMCSHFINARGEIFDETLDRRVIAASLPVIKAIRNKLLVASGIEKADIICATLMGGLADVLYIDAPTAAEVLKKSYENTEID; encoded by the coding sequence ATGGATCTCAAAAAAATAAATCAGATTCTTCGTATATCAAAAATGTATTACGAAATGGATATGGGACAAATTGAAATTGCTGAAAGGGAAGGGATCAGTAAATCCAGTGTCAGCCGGCTGTTAAAAAGCGGCAAAGAAATGGGCCTGATTGAGGTGCGCATCAAAGAGCCGGTGCTTTCCTTCGGCGAGCTGGAAACGCAGCTCATCGCCCATTTCCCACTGAAACGGGCAGTCATTGTTCCCGACCTGGTGGGCGACAAACGGATTCTGGTCCACGACGTCTGTCTGGCGCTGGCCCAGGAGCTCCCGCGCTATGTGGATGACGACTCCATCCTGGGCATTGCCTGGGGCAGCACCCTGGAGGTTTTGTCAAACCTGCTGCAGCCCATCAAGCGGCGCGGCGTGTCGGTAATCCAGCTTAACGGCGGCTACTCCCGCGCGGTCTATGAATCCAGCGCCCTGAATATCCTCAAAAATTTCGTGACCTGTGTGGACGGCGCAGGCTACCAGATTCCGGCGCCAGCCGTGGTGGACGCGCCCTTTATCGCCGACGCCATCAAACAGGACTCCCAGGTAGCGCAGATTCTCTCCATGGCAGAGCGGTGCCAGACCGCAGTCTTTTCTGTGGGCAACCTGGCGCGGCCGTCCATCATCTATGAGATGGGCCTGCTGTCCGACGCCCAATACTGGGAAATGGAATCCAAGGGCTGTATCGGCGATATGTGCTCTCATTTTATAAACGCCAGGGGTGAAATCTTCGACGAAACCCTTGACCGCCGGGTCATCGCCGCTTCGCTGCCGGTGATCAAGGCTATCCGGAACAAGCTTCTGGTGGCCAGCGGCATTGAAAAGGCAGACATCATCTGCGCTACCCTGATGGGCGGCCTGGCCGACGTGCTGTATATCGACGCCCCCACCGCGGCGGAGGTTTTGAAAAAAAGCTATGAAAATACTGAAATTGACTGA
- a CDS encoding NAD(P)-binding domain-containing protein, whose protein sequence is MSTVTLIGSGQMASALTFPLYENGHEVRLVGSPLDNEIIDRLREDNYHFNLLRTLHDGIHYYKVDQVKEALEGADVVVCGVSSFGVDWFLNEIIPMIPEGVPMLSVTKGMLNFEDGRLQVYPEYWEEHLPEGSKLKIYAIGGPCTARDLADHDHSFVGFCGRDIETQEMLRDIFSTSYYHISLTTDVVGLEAAVALKNGYALGTALAIGLKNICGDDGVAHVNSKAALFQQSVKEMDDLLELVGGSHRMIMFAAGDLDVTVAGGRSRSVGQYLGEGLSMEEINEKLAGQTLEAVVIATRTAKAVKALAKAGKVDIAQFPLLMHVDKLLNEGEKVNIPWKEFETIEA, encoded by the coding sequence ATGAGCACTGTAACTTTGATTGGCTCTGGCCAGATGGCTTCAGCCCTAACCTTTCCCCTTTACGAAAACGGTCACGAGGTCCGTTTAGTCGGTTCTCCCCTCGATAACGAAATTATCGACCGTCTGAGAGAAGACAACTACCATTTTAATTTATTGCGCACCCTGCATGATGGTATTCATTATTATAAAGTAGACCAGGTCAAGGAAGCTCTGGAAGGCGCGGACGTTGTTGTCTGCGGTGTGTCCAGCTTTGGCGTTGACTGGTTCCTGAACGAAATTATCCCAATGATTCCCGAAGGTGTGCCGATGCTCTCAGTCACCAAGGGGATGCTGAATTTTGAGGATGGCCGCCTTCAGGTTTATCCCGAATACTGGGAAGAACATTTGCCGGAAGGCTCTAAGCTTAAAATTTACGCCATCGGCGGCCCATGTACAGCCCGCGACCTGGCTGACCACGACCATTCCTTTGTAGGCTTCTGCGGACGCGACATCGAAACCCAGGAAATGCTGCGGGATATCTTCTCAACCAGCTACTATCACATCAGCCTCACCACCGATGTGGTCGGCCTGGAAGCGGCCGTTGCGTTGAAAAATGGCTATGCACTCGGTACAGCACTGGCCATCGGCCTTAAAAATATCTGTGGGGATGACGGTGTTGCGCATGTAAACTCCAAGGCCGCCCTGTTCCAGCAGAGTGTAAAGGAAATGGACGATTTACTCGAGCTGGTCGGCGGCAGCCACCGCATGATCATGTTTGCGGCCGGAGACCTGGACGTTACCGTAGCCGGCGGCAGAAGCCGCAGCGTGGGCCAGTACCTGGGTGAAGGCCTGTCCATGGAAGAAATCAATGAAAAGCTGGCAGGCCAGACGCTGGAAGCGGTTGTCATCGCCACACGTACGGCAAAGGCGGTCAAAGCCCTGGCAAAGGCCGGCAAGGTTGACATCGCACAGTTCCCGCTGCTAATGCATGTGGACAAGTTGCTCAACGAAGGGGAAAAAGTCAATATTCCGTGGAAGGAATTTGAGACAATCGAAGCATAG
- the xylB gene encoding xylulokinase has protein sequence MEYLIGLDLGTGSVKTVLFDQNGKEIAQMAQEYPVYQPNNGWSEQDPEDWYTAAIATMRYVIDESGVPRDAIKGIGMSGQMMGAVMLDAAGKPLRRAILWNDARTTESCESVRRIVTDEKMMEINCNPVRPGLTAAKIQWVKENEPEIYKKTAHILLPKDYLRYRLTGEYATEVSDASAMQLLDVRNRCWSQYILDALEIKESVLGKVYESPDVTGTLTKEVAGLLGLSEKTVVVGGAGDNAAGAVGTGVVATGRAMTTIGTSGTVFAYADEPMMDKKARVYTFCMAVPDAWHFMGSVNSAGNSLKWYRNLFYSDDLEYDKINRDAMSSKPGANNLIYMPYLTGEQSPHFDLQCRAGFVGLSATHTKADITRAVMEGITYALRDVLTAIRESGIEPAIMRMCGGGSKSPFWRQLMADIYGMPVCLPDMNSENAAALGAAILAAVGTGMYPTVQDACDKIIAMRAENYAPNPALRDKYDTVYTAFDKLYPQLKDNFAEILNF, from the coding sequence ATGGAATATTTAATTGGATTGGATTTGGGGACCGGCAGCGTCAAAACCGTATTGTTTGATCAGAACGGGAAGGAAATCGCGCAGATGGCGCAGGAATACCCGGTATACCAGCCAAATAACGGCTGGTCCGAACAGGACCCGGAGGACTGGTACACAGCAGCCATTGCCACCATGCGTTATGTCATTGACGAATCCGGTGTCCCGAGAGACGCCATCAAGGGGATCGGGATGTCCGGCCAGATGATGGGCGCGGTCATGCTGGACGCGGCAGGAAAGCCGCTGCGCCGCGCGATCCTTTGGAATGACGCCCGTACCACAGAATCCTGCGAGTCTGTCCGCAGAATTGTTACCGATGAAAAGATGATGGAAATCAACTGCAACCCTGTTCGTCCAGGCCTGACAGCCGCCAAGATCCAGTGGGTCAAGGAAAACGAGCCGGAAATCTACAAAAAAACCGCCCATATTCTTTTGCCGAAGGATTACCTGCGCTACCGCCTGACTGGCGAGTATGCCACCGAGGTTTCAGACGCTTCCGCCATGCAGCTTCTGGATGTGCGCAACCGCTGCTGGTCACAGTATATTCTGGATGCCCTCGAAATTAAGGAATCTGTTCTGGGCAAGGTCTACGAATCACCGGATGTTACCGGCACCCTGACCAAAGAAGTCGCTGGACTTCTGGGGCTTTCTGAAAAAACTGTTGTGGTCGGCGGCGCAGGGGATAACGCAGCCGGCGCTGTCGGGACAGGCGTTGTGGCTACCGGCCGCGCCATGACCACCATTGGGACATCCGGAACGGTTTTTGCCTACGCCGATGAACCCATGATGGATAAAAAAGCCCGTGTTTACACTTTCTGTATGGCGGTACCGGACGCCTGGCATTTCATGGGCTCAGTCAACTCTGCCGGTAACTCCTTAAAATGGTACCGCAACCTGTTCTATTCTGACGATCTGGAATATGATAAAATCAACCGCGACGCCATGTCCTCCAAGCCAGGAGCCAACAATCTCATCTATATGCCTTACCTCACAGGCGAACAGTCACCGCATTTTGACCTGCAGTGCCGTGCTGGCTTTGTGGGCCTGTCAGCAACCCACACCAAAGCGGACATTACCCGCGCGGTCATGGAAGGCATCACCTATGCCCTGCGTGATGTTCTTACCGCCATCCGGGAATCTGGCATTGAACCAGCCATCATGCGTATGTGCGGCGGCGGCTCCAAGAGCCCGTTCTGGCGTCAGCTCATGGCCGATATTTATGGCATGCCTGTCTGCCTGCCGGATATGAACTCCGAAAACGCCGCCGCTCTCGGCGCCGCCATTCTGGCCGCTGTTGGAACAGGTATGTACCCAACCGTTCAGGATGCCTGTGACAAAATCATCGCCATGCGCGCAGAAAACTATGCGCCAAACCCGGCTCTGCGTGATAAATATGATACAGTCTACACGGCCTTTGACAAGCTTTACCCGCAGTTAAAAGACAATTTTGCAGAGATTTTGAACTTTTAA
- a CDS encoding YjdF family protein, with product MVTISSSLTVFFEEPFWVGVYERQSGSRLEVCKITFGAEPKDYEVYDFLLRNDHRLRFSPSVVQTAESRKLNPKRMQRAIKKQLQSQGVGTKAQQALKAQHEQQKVLHKRRSREEKERQKLEHFEQKQLKKKEKHRGH from the coding sequence ATGGTCACTATTTCAAGCAGCTTAACGGTATTTTTTGAGGAACCCTTTTGGGTGGGTGTTTATGAGCGCCAGTCCGGAAGCCGGCTGGAGGTCTGCAAGATCACCTTTGGCGCAGAGCCTAAGGACTATGAAGTCTATGACTTTTTGCTCAGGAATGACCACCGGCTGCGGTTCAGCCCTTCTGTCGTTCAGACGGCGGAGAGCCGGAAGCTGAACCCGAAGCGGATGCAGCGTGCCATTAAAAAGCAGCTCCAGAGCCAGGGGGTGGGCACCAAGGCCCAGCAGGCCCTGAAAGCCCAGCATGAACAGCAAAAGGTACTGCACAAAAGACGAAGCCGCGAAGAAAAAGAACGCCAGAAGCTTGAGCATTTTGAGCAAAAGCAGCTGAAGAAAAAAGAAAAACACCGGGGGCACTAG
- a CDS encoding GLUG motif-containing protein, with protein sequence MKKLVSLLMVFVLVAMQFPATPVNAESSSIAWDESIASAYNGGSGSPEDPYLIANGAQLARMAQEVNNGNEVNRSYQLTENIDLAVQSWVPIGNADFPFTGNFNGNGHSISNMKVGYIQNVSRSARSETNSLDDTRRSQGVEVLYDPVTEALEQEAAAIKAEVESVIAKEAAAQEETAASEETQAVEETDPAEAAEAPEEDTSADSVSTEDSGAIRAAMEESVISVESKVAKQNEAPENFSLFSTQDPGYEGDAGLFGYFDSGMIEKVTVKESEVTGRRYTGGIVGYSGVNAVIEQCYFDGVVNNSTVGYIGGIVGYAEGRVSNCTNIGTIGNATPDSAFIGGIAGKLEGDKLIKDSFNIGKIGSTDTVGSNAGGIVGRAPNGTLTRCANHGSVTLNSNDQDSFISGLARDIYIITNSYNTGDVSGYWASGLGGVITGGSLKNYNAGQISGGRNAGITCLLETMGQWEEIQLTAGTILVRSPFVQMRRIPMVAHQSW encoded by the coding sequence ATGAAAAAGTTAGTTTCTTTATTGATGGTTTTTGTTTTGGTAGCGATGCAGTTTCCGGCGACGCCGGTCAATGCGGAAAGCAGCAGCATCGCATGGGACGAATCCATCGCAAGTGCTTATAATGGGGGAAGCGGTTCCCCGGAAGATCCTTATTTAATTGCCAACGGAGCGCAGCTGGCGCGGATGGCTCAAGAGGTGAACAATGGTAACGAAGTTAACCGTAGTTATCAACTCACAGAAAATATTGATTTAGCTGTACAAAGCTGGGTGCCGATCGGTAATGCGGATTTTCCATTTACAGGTAATTTTAATGGGAATGGACACAGTATCTCCAATATGAAGGTTGGATATATTCAAAATGTGAGCAGAAGTGCCCGTAGCGAGACCAATTCATTGGATGATACAAGACGTTCTCAGGGCGTTGAAGTCCTGTATGATCCAGTGACAGAAGCGTTGGAGCAAGAGGCTGCGGCCATAAAGGCAGAAGTAGAGAGCGTAATCGCTAAAGAGGCCGCAGCTCAGGAAGAAACAGCCGCCTCAGAGGAAACACAGGCGGTGGAGGAAACGGATCCCGCAGAAGCAGCGGAGGCGCCTGAGGAAGATACGAGTGCCGATAGTGTCAGCACTGAAGACAGTGGCGCGATCAGAGCAGCGATGGAAGAATCGGTTATTTCAGTGGAATCTAAAGTGGCAAAACAAAATGAAGCGCCAGAAAATTTTTCGCTTTTTTCAACACAAGATCCGGGATATGAAGGTGATGCCGGATTATTTGGATATTTTGATTCAGGAATGATCGAAAAGGTAACCGTAAAAGAATCCGAGGTCACCGGTCGAAGATACACCGGAGGCATTGTCGGATATAGTGGTGTGAATGCAGTCATTGAACAGTGCTATTTTGACGGCGTTGTTAATAATAGTACAGTCGGTTATATCGGCGGTATTGTCGGCTATGCAGAAGGGCGTGTTTCCAATTGTACCAATATTGGAACCATTGGCAATGCAACCCCTGACAGTGCCTTTATTGGCGGTATTGCCGGGAAGCTTGAAGGCGATAAATTGATAAAGGACAGCTTTAACATCGGCAAAATTGGTTCCACGGATACAGTAGGAAGTAACGCAGGTGGGATTGTTGGCCGGGCGCCGAACGGCACGCTTACCAGATGTGCGAATCATGGGAGTGTCACTTTAAACTCAAACGATCAGGATAGCTTTATCAGCGGATTGGCTAGAGATATATACATTATAACGAATTCCTATAATACCGGTGATGTCTCAGGCTATTGGGCCAGTGGTTTAGGGGGAGTGATAACCGGAGGTTCACTGAAGAACTATAACGCAGGCCAAATCAGTGGAGGAAGAAACGCTGGCATAACCTGCCTGCTCGAGACCATGGGACAGTGGGAAGAAATTCAACTTACTGCCGGTACGATTCTTGTTCGGTCGCCATTCGTGCAGATGCGGCGTATCCCTATGGTGGCACACCAGTCATGGTGA